In Cyprinus carpio isolate SPL01 chromosome A5, ASM1834038v1, whole genome shotgun sequence, the sequence taacagaaaacacCTCAAGTGAAGACTACAGAGTCGTTGTCTCAGCAGTACACTGTCTCTgaccagtttatttatttatgtttttcagcCAACTCAGCAGCAATATTCATAAACAATATGATTTCGATACATCATTTACAACAATGTAACATCTTCTTATTACACAAGAAACAACAGTAGTTCAGCTAAACACCAGCGCAGTCTTTCAGTGATAACTCTGGTTTAGTGTGTGATTGTTTCTGATCAGAGAAATGTTTGAAAGAGTGTGTGTCAGCTTCAGGCGCAGGTCTCTCTGATCTGACTGTGTTTGCGTCTGCAGTGCTGGAGTGCAAGCGCAGATGGAAGACCATCAGGGACAGATACATCCGAGAGAGGAGGCTGTGCCAGCTGAGGAAGGAGGAGGGCGGCCGGCGCCTGCATTACTGGCCGCACAGAGAAACCCTGGCCTTTCTGGACGCTCACATCAGGAAGAGGAAGCGTCCCGGTGAAGCCGAGGCTCCGGAGGAGCTGGACGACTCGCCCGACGACTCCAGCGGCGCCGAGTCAAAGCCCGGCCCGGAGAAAGAGAAGGAGTCCAAGCAGCAGCTCAAGCCCTTGTCACAGCTGCCGCTGTCCATCGTCACTCAGCTGCCGCCGGTCAAACCGGTGCCGCCGCTGACCCAGCTGCTGCTCGCCGGTCTGCCCCTGCAGGCGTCCGCTTCCGACTCCAGCGCCGCTGACCGACCGTCACCCACCAGCACCACGCCGCCCGCCGCCGCCTGCAACCTCAACGGGAAGCTGGAGGAGAACGAGGCGCTGAAGAGCTGCGAGAAAGAGCGCGAGCGAGCGTTCGACGAGGACGAGCTGTTCCTCTTGAGCTACGTCCCTGCCCTCAAAAGACTGACGCCGCAGAAGAGAGCCGCCGTCAAGATGCAGATCCAGCAGATCATGTTTGACGCAGAGTTCAAGGAGCACTGAACACTCGTTTTTTACCACGTTTCAGAAAAGAGTTgctctgtttctgtttgtgtctcGGTGTGAACGATGGAATAATTGGCTTCTCCTTCTGTTCAGCTTTGAGGAGTTATTAATTGGTGCAAAAGACCCAAATCTCACACTGTAAGAGACAGTAAGCAGTCAAACATGGTAACTGTGTCCCGGACAGGATTCATCGCTTCTGACTCCAAACACATTCAGTGAAACCACCTGAAGAACTGATACAGAACATGTCTTCATATTATcagtcatttttttcaaaaagcataTTTTCAGCGTTAAATGTTTTGGTGCAGACTGCCACTTACTGGAGGATTTTCATGAGAAGTCCAGATAAAGCATAAATATAATGTTTGGCGGTGACTAAATGAAGCggtctgttgttgttttgattcaTAAAAGCATGAACTCGAGGAAAAGTGACTCTCTGATAATCAGAACAAAGACACCAGAACTAACAATAACACGGAAACATGAGAATTCTGCAGAAAGCCAGAACTGAGTTGATGATCAGTGACACTGAAGTACAGGAGGCTGAGGATCGGTCCTGAAACACTTCTCTGCGTCTCTCAGAATAAAAGATGCTTGTGAATGTCTGTGAATATCTCAGTTTGTGCTCAAATAAATGCCCTCGCTGGTTTATTTACTGCTGCAGACATCCCTGTTTTGTAAAATATCACTAATTATCTTGCTGCAATCTGCTGCTTAATGCATTGTAAATGTAAGTCCAGATGAATGGCTGAAGATTCCCGCCGTCTTTTTCTTTCAGTGATTAATAagaacactcttcaaaataaatgctccaaatgtgttttttcttttttcacatctGGTTTCCTCGACGAAGCTTTCAGTggtcagttcttaaaataacctgttttgtgtgtgtgttgtgtgtggtgtgaagaacatttgattattttaattaagaatctttttccattataaagaaccaATGGAAAGTTTCCAAGGATGTTCTTCATGGagccatcaatgccaataaagaagctttatttttcagAGCGAAGCTCCCTGATATTGTTTTAATGATCTCAGGTGAAATAAATGTGAGCACAAATGTAAGTTGGaggattatttttaatatatttgagcGCATGTGGACATTGATCAAGCAGCGTGTCAGTGATGCTTCACTTCATGAATGCTGTTTTCTTGGCTTAATGTCTTAAAGCAGAAATGTTGTGGTGAACAGAAGTTTCTGTGGTGTTTACTGGTGCACAAACATCTCCTCTAGGCCCTTTTAACCTTCATATTCATCCATAACTGTGaagaaacaacacagaaatggagaaaaacgtGTAGATTGTAAGTAGTAACAGATTTCTGAGAGGCAGAAAGTCTTTCAATCGATCAGCATGACACTGAAACGCAGAATCTGGAGCTCGTGGAGCACATGGCTCTCAGTCAGCAGACAGACACTGTTTATTTGTATTCTGGTTTGGATTCTGCTTATCTGTGTGgcttaaaacagattttaaaaatccattaatTCCTGGATGAAAAAAGCGCGTATACGGACGTGTATGATTACGAGGGATTTGTTGAGAATGAATGGAGCTTGACAATAGCGTGGCCTTTTTCAGTGATAAGAGTGTTTCTGCTGTTCACATATGAAATTAAGATATAGCTTGATTTTTAGAACCATAacctataaatataaaacatgttctGGCAGAATGAGTTGAATCTGGATTGAATTTATAGAAACCGACCAAGCAAATATCAGAACATTTGTGCTcgtgtttaattattaaacagtGCTTTTCCTAAATTCACCCCAAAACTAAATATGATGATTCCTAAAACACTTTTaagcaataaaaaagaaagatattgcTAAGATATCCTCTTGATATGACGTGTGATTTTTCTTCGATGTTCAAAACTTGGTTTTATTGCTGggtatattcataaaaaaaaaaaagtcagccctcatttagtatatttttgtgtgagtttgtgaaaatatttcagagccttacttaatttaacttaaaaaacatattaagtctgaaacttgttttatgttttttaatgaaaataagcaTAAAGTAAATAGTTTTTCgcataacaattttttaaaatataatttgtggaGTAAATCAGTGTTActtagagatatatatatatatttattaatattttgaattattatatttatgattttaatttgaattgtagttagttttagtaattctcttgtgtgttttgtcagttttaattattttttagattttgtctatagcatttattaattattatttcagttttagttttagttattttagttgaaaataactagctcaaataaaacaaaaaagttcttgcattttattttatttcagttaatgtttatttcaagtaacaaaaatgttttataggttcagtgttattttagtatcactgatattatatttttattaatattttgaatcagtttttttttcattttatacttgttttattgttttctatgtcaaaatatttattattttaattaatcatttaaatgaatttattttttttattaactgaatttatttatttaatatacatatttattttgtgttcatcCTGGTGGTTGTGTCTTACGTTTATAGATGTTCCCTGTCTTGTGTTGAACaatctgcaataaataaataataattaagaaaaggAAGCACAGGATCAGTGTGAATGCTTGGATCTGGAGGTTAAACAGGTGTGATATGAAGGAAATCTCATGCAAATGCTGAAGCCAAAGCCGATCCTCTCGGAGACCTTCATGCTCTCCGTCGCATCCAGCAGAATCAAAGCACATAATGCCGTGCATTTATCTTCCAGCACAACAATGAGGCTTTTCTGTACATCTCATTTTGATACAGTGAAATCTGATTTCTTGTCAGCTAAAGCCAGATTACCTCCATCTCCAGCGCTCACTAACACCTTCACAAAACTGCCCAGATTAGCTGGGATTTCTCAGccactttatacattttttctctGGGCTGTATAGAGGGATTACGTTTTGTCTCCTTGCTTTTAATCTATTTGGTAAATGGGGGTTTGACACAGACAGCAGAGCGATCCGGCTCTATATGAACACGTTCTGCTCTGAACCCGACCGCATTCTGGCTCAGAACCAGCTACGAATGCCATGGACAAGAAGAGCTCTGCCTTCACTATCGACCGCATTCTGAGCGCAGACGACAACAAGATCCTGGGCTTGGAGAAGCCCTCGGCCCCGGGGCCCTGCGAGGAGAAACCGGCCCCTGAATCGATGAATCAGACGGACCTCAGGTCGACCTGCTGCTTCTCTGTTCACACTGCGGAGAGATTCTGCACACAGCTGCCAGTAAGAGAGCTTTCACTCCTTCAGTCAGATCAATCTCACACAATCACTAATGACTCCTGATTCAGAGAAAGAGCCTGATCTTTGAGGAAACACACAGATCTCAAAAATGTTTGGCACTGTTTTAATGATGGTCACTTTTTGCTCTGTTTTCACCTGTCATTCTCTTCAGAGTGATACAGCAAAGATAATAgtatacaaatattttcatgtaaGCATAAAGGAAATGTAACACAACCACTATAACACTTGAAAACAAATGTGAAGAAtgattttttatatcatattatatatattattgggTTTATACACGAcaagatttttatatttctctttaaTGAATCTGTAGtgtaaatcagtgttattttagtgttattgagatattattatattgtttattaacatttagaactattattttacattttacatttcattttagttaaagttttagtattttttcgTTCTTTTCAtcaataatcatttatatatatgtctagcttttattaatttagattgtaattttagttattttagtacatcaagttgaagtaaatgaaaatcagaaatgtttccttggcaactacctaaaatagaatttaaaaataatgcattttatgttatttctgttcatgtttatttaatttcacgcaacttaaattttttttttttatgttcagtgttattttagtattgagatATTTATTATTGagttttcattaacatttttaatcagttttatttgttaatttgcagttttcattttgttgtgtgttattgtgtcatttttagtagattttgttttatatgtctatatatttatttaatttttatttatacatagcTGAATGTTGtagttaaaattgaaaaaatatattttattgaatttttatatttaagtttttgtaaacaggtttttttttattattttttttttagttcattattattatatctattttagttgtaaatttgcttaattttgatgaaaataatgcTGTTTGATTTTTGGGTGGAATATGACCTGTTTGATTATATTCTCCCCATTTAATCTTATCTTAGGCTGATGATGATCTTTGTGGTTTTTTGTTGCTGCCAGCCTGTCATGTAGTTTGGGGTAAGCAGATGTTTGCAGAGCCGTACTCCGCCGCAGAAGCTCACGGCAGGGAAAGCTTCAGTCATGTTCAGAGGAGGGTTCGGCGTCATCGCACCATCTTCACAGAAGAGCAGCTGGACGCTCTGGAGGATCTGTTCAGACAGAACCAGTATCCAGACATCCACACCCGCGAGCAGCTGGCCCAGAGAACACACCTGCGCGAGGAGAGAGTCGAGGTGATCCACCACTCACCTGTGACTGTCACACCTGAACAGCAACTTAAGTATTCATGtcatacttcacccaaaaatatagattaaaaaaattacatactgtaaagtcaaaattgcaagatataaattcagaattgtgagatataatatcataatgtaaattcagaattgcgtgatgtaaATTCAGAACTGCGAGAactaaattcagaattgcaagatctAAATTCAGAATATCATGATGTAAacatcagaattgcgagatctaaaagtcagaattgcatgatgtaaagtcagaatagtgtgatgtaaagtcagaatagcgtgatgtaaagtcagaatagcgtgatgtaaagtcagaattgcgtgatgtaaagtcagaattgcatgatgtaaagttagaattgcgagatgtaaagtcagaattgtgagatgtaaagtcagaattgccagatctaaattcagaattgcgagatctaaagtcagaattgcgagatgtaaactcagaattgcgagatgtaaactcagaattgcgtgatgtaaagtcagaattgcaagatctaaattcagaattgcgagatgtaaagtcagaattgcgagatgtaaagtcagaattgcgtgatgtaaagtcagaattgtgagatctaTATTCAGAAAAatgagatgtaaattcagaattgtgtgatgtaaagtcagaattgcgagatcttaagtcagaattgcgtgatgtaaagtcagaattgtgagatctaTATTCAGAAAAatgagatgtaaattcagaattgtgtgatgtaaagtcagaatttgcgagatgtaaactcagaattgcgtgatgtaaagtcagaattgtgagatctaTATTCAGAAAAatgagatgtaaattcagaatatcatgatgtaaagtcagaatagcgtgatgtaaagtcagaatagcGTGATGTAAcgtcagaattgcgtgatgtaaATTCAGTATTgcgtgatgtaaagtcagaattgcgtgatgtaaattcagaattgcgagatctaaattcagaattgcgagatctaagtcagaattgcgagatgtaaaagtcagaattgcgagatctaaagtcagaattgcgagatgtaaactcagaattgcgagatgtaaactcagaattgcgtgatgta encodes:
- the LOC109087465 gene encoding uncharacterized protein LOC109087465 gives rise to the protein FRSTRLSSESINSMAVTEKLIQTVHAYPVLYNASLHDYRSSERRVKAWREVAACVGLSVLECKRRWKTIRDRYIRERRLCQLRKEEGGRRLHYWPHRETLAFLDAHIRKRKRPGEAEAPEELDDSPDDSSGAESKPGPEKEKESKQQLKPLSQLPLSIVTQLPPVKPVPPLTQLLLAGLPLQASASDSSAADRPSPTSTTPPAAACNLNGKLEENEALKSCEKERERAFDEDELFLLSYVPALKRLTPQKRAAVKMQIQQIMFDAEFKEH